Proteins encoded by one window of Carassius auratus strain Wakin chromosome 24, ASM336829v1, whole genome shotgun sequence:
- the LOC113042241 gene encoding gap junction delta-4 protein-like has protein sequence MSGVVIVDFNRQDIFLVWNQLGCELTGGKSYVWRPKSAGMAKQTASEIIFITLNHNITLTGKAWLVLVVFIRILVLLFAGYPLYQDEQERFVCNTIQPGCANVCYDMFAPLSLVRFWLVQLTTLCLPYVVFVIYVIHKVISGLPADSETSESIKADSIYKIHPEPFRKASLCKTVMKAKGRVQYFTGAYILHLLLQILVEAGFGAAHYYLFGFHIPKRFMCQQSPCTTMVDCYISRPTEKTIMLNFMLGAAALSLLLNVCDLICAIKRSMRQKSKGKMLVEKMYTEEQYYLSGNGNQDTSIQPTQDVIGPGGFRKRGTRNSSGDEAASVLLDDDPPQPSPLAGMPTIAGMPGSNNNDDSSSYQPTQEEGMVREGSEVALYPTEPSGTPRSVRVSKRSRLKPPPPPRRDKLAAQGAVDVSGATAVCTRRVGQYTMVEMTTGEDVPTCNGDAQEKRSEWV, from the exons ATGAGCGGAGTTGTCATTGTGGATTTCAACCGACAAG ATATTTTTCTTGTGTGGAATCAATTGGGCTGTGAGTTGACCGGTGGGAAATCCTACGTTTGGAGGCCTAAATCTGCTGGCATGGCTAAACAGACGGCATCTGAGATTATCTTCATAACTTTGAATCACAACATCACCCTCACAG GGAAAGCATGGCTCGTCCTGGTGGTGTTCATTCGAATCctggtcttgctgtttgctgGTTACCCCCTCTACCAGGATGAGCAGGAACGATTTGTGTGTAACACCATTCAGCCCGGTTGTGCCAACGTGTGCTACGACATGTTTGCCCCTCTTTCCCTCGTCCGATTCTGGCTGGTGCAGCTCACCACCCTTTGCCTTCCTTATGTGGTGTTTGTCATCTATGTGATCCACAAAGTGATTTCTGGTCTACCTGCTGACAGTGAGACTTCTGAGTCCATAAAAGCAGACTCCATCTATAAGATCCATCCAGAACCGTTCAGGAAAGCATCTCTTTGTAAGACCGTCATGAAGGCGAAGGGGCGGGTGCAGTACTTCACAGGAGCCTACATCTTGCATCTGTTGCTTCAGATACTTGTAGAAGCTGGATTTGGAGCTGCACATTATTACTTGTTTGGCTTCCACATCCCCAAACGCTTCATGTGTCAGCAGTCACCTTGCACAACAATGGTGGACTGCTACATCTCTAGGCCCACTGAGAAAACCATCATGCTGAACTTTATGTTGGGGGCAGCTGCTTTGTCCTTGCTGCTAAACGTGTGCGACTTAATCTGTGCCATCAAGCGCTCCATGAGACAAAAAAGCAAAGGAAAGATGCTAGTAGAGAAGATGTACACCGAGGAGCAGTACTACTTGTCCGGGAATGGGAATCAAGACACCAGCATCCAGCCGACTCAAGATGTGATTGGACCGGGAGGGTTCCGCAAAAGAGGGACCAGGAACTCAAGTGGCGATGAAGCTGCTTCTGTTCTTTTGGACGATGACCCTCCGCAACCTTCACCCCTTGCTGGAATGCCAACAATTGCTGGAATGCCTGGTTCCAACAACAATGACGACAGCAGCAGCTACCAACCCACCCAAGAAGAGGGGATGGTAAGAGAGGGCAGTGAGGTGGCACTGTACCCCACTGAGCCTTCGGGGACTCCTAGATCCGTCCGAGTTAGCAAACGCAGTCGTCTCAAACCTCCACCACCTCCACGAAGGGACAAACTAGCTGCTCAAGGTGCAGTTGATGTCTCGGGGGCGACAGCAGTGTGTACCAGAAGAGTAGGGCAATATACTATGGTAGAAATGACCACTGGTGAAGACGTACCAACTTGCAATGGAGACGCACAAGAAAAGAGGTCTGAATGGGTTTGA
- the LOC113042242 gene encoding frizzled-8-like, protein MECYLLGIYLFLALALLPRSSGATAKEITCQEIAVPLCKGIGYNYTYMPNQFNHDTQDEAGLEVHQFWPLVEIQCSPDLKFFLCSMYTPICLEDYKKPLPPCRSVCERAKAGCAPLMRQYGFPWPDRMRCDLLPVQGAPDTLCMDYNRTDSTTVSPVLSKPTNYPSKAFNPHKKKSGRPGVGPKASKPCEPGCQCRAPMVAVNSDRHPLYNRVKTGQIPNCAMPCHNPYFTQDERTFTAFWIGLWSVLCFISTFATVATFLIDMERFKYPERPIIFLSACYMFVSIGYIVRLIAGHEKVACNREYDVEHIHYETTGPALCTVVFLLIYFFGMASSIWWVILSLTWFLAAGMKWGNEAIAGYSQYFHLAAWLIPSMKSIAVLALSSVDGDPVAGICYVGNQNLDNLRGFVLAPLVIYLFIGTMFLLAGFVSLFRIRSVIKQGGTKTDKLEKLMIRIGIFTVLYTVPATIIVACYFYEQHNRQSWEITHNCSCLLEQEIKRPDYAVFMLKYFMCLLVGITSGVWTWSGKTLESWRSFCTRCCWGSKGSGGSMYSDVSTGLTWRSGTASSVSCPKQMPLSQV, encoded by the coding sequence ATGGAGTGCTACCTGTTGGGGATTTACCTGTTCCTCGCGCTCGCGCTGCTGCCCAGGTCAAGCGGAGCCACGGCCAAGGAGATCACCTGTCAGGAGATAGCCGTTCCTCTGTGCAAGGGCATCGGCTACAACTACACCTACATGCCCAACCAGTTCAACCACGACACGCAGGACGAAGCCGGCTTGGAGGTGCACCAGTTCTGGCCTCTGGTGGAGATCCAGTGCTCTCCGGATCTCAAGTTCTTCTTGTGCAGCATGTACACCCCCATATGCCTGGAGGACTATAAGAAGCCCCTGCCGCCGTGCCGGAGCGTGTGCGAGCGAGCCAAGGCGGGCTGCGCCCCGCTCATGCGGCAGTACGGCTTCCCTTGGCCGGATCGAATGAGGTGCGATCTGCTGCCTGTTCAGGGCGCACCAGACACGCTGTGCATGGACTACAACCGAACCGACTCCACCACGGTGTCGCCGGTGCTGTCCAAACCCACCAACTACCCGAGCAAAGCCTTCAATCCGCACAAAAAGAAAAGCGGGCGACCGGGTGTTGGACCCAAAGCGAGTAAACCCTGCGAGCCGGGCTGCCAGTGTCGCGCGCCGATGGTGGCGGTGAACAGCGACCGACACCCGCTGTACAACCGCGTCAAGACGGGTCAGATCCCGAACTGTGCCATGCCGTGTCACAACCCGTATTTCACCCAAGACGAGCGGACTTTCACGGCCTTCTGGATCGGACTCTGGTCGGTGTTATGCTTCATATCCACCTTCGCCACCGTCGCTACGTTTCTAATCGACATGGAGCGCTTTAAATACCCCGAGCGCCCGATTATTTTCCTCTCGGCGTGTTATATGTTTGTGTCGATCGGCTACATTGTGCGTTTAATAGCCGGGCACGAAAAAGTGGCGTGTAACCGGGAGTACGACGTGGAGCACATCCACTACGAGACCACCGGCCCCGCGCTGTGCACCGTTGTGTTTTTGTTGATATACTTCTTCGGCATGGCCAGCTCCATATGGTGGGTCATCCTCTCGCTCACCTGGTTCCTCGCGGCGGGCATGAAGTGGGGCAACGAGGCCATCGCGGGCTACTCTCAGTACTTCCACCTGGCCGCCTGGCTCATCCCGTCCATGAAGTCCATCGCCGTGCTCGCGCTGAGCTCGGTGGACGGCGACCCGGTCGCCGGGATCTGCTACGTGGGCAACCAGAACTTAGACAACCTGCGGGGCTTCGTGCTGGCGCCGCTAGTGATCTACCTGTTCATCGGCACCATGTTTCTTTTGGCCGGATTCGTGTCGCTGTTTAGGATCAGAAGTGTCATTAAGCAGGGAGGCACTAAGACGGACAAACTCGAGAAGCTGATGATCCGAATCGGGATCTTCACGGTGCTCTACACGGTTCCCGCCACCATCATCGTGGCGTGCTACTTCTACGAGCAGCACAACAGACAGAGCTGGGAGATCACTCATAACTGTTCGTGTTTGTTGGAGCAGGAGATCAAGAGGCCGGACTATGCCGTCTTCATGCTCAAATACTTCATGTGCCTTCTGGTGGGCATCACCTCTGGAGTTTGGACCTGGTCCGGTAAGACCCTGGAGTCCTGGAGGAGTTTCTGCACGCGCTGCTGCTGGGGCAGCAAGGGCTCCGGTGGCTCCATGTACAGTGACGTGAGCACGGGATTAACGTGGAGGTCCGGGACCGCCAGCTCGGTGTCCTGCCCCAAGCAGATGCCTTTGTCCCAGGTCTGA